One Lepus europaeus isolate LE1 chromosome 7, mLepTim1.pri, whole genome shotgun sequence DNA segment encodes these proteins:
- the ZW10 gene encoding centromere/kinetochore protein zw10 homolog: MASFVTEVLAHSGSLEKEDLGTRISRLTRRVEEIKGEVCNMISKKYSEFLPSMQSAQDLVTQVDKLSDDIDQLKSRIESEVRRDLHVSTAEFTDLKQQLERDSVVLSLLKQLQEFSTAIEEYNCALTEKKYVTAAQRLEEAQKCLKLLKSRKCFDLKILKCLSMELTIQKQNILYHLGEEWQRLIVWKFPQSKDTSSLESCLQTELHLCTEQSQKEEKTPISPISSILLAFFILGELHMKLKSFGQMLLKYILRPLASCPSLSAVIENQPNSVIVRFESVMTSLEHPSPSEVFEKIRLVLEVLQKQLLNLPLDTDLENEKPSTVVLAEILGDVIWEDLSECLIKNCLVYSIPTNSSKLQQYEEIIQSTEEFEKALKEMRFLKGDTTDLLKYARNINSHFANKKCQDVIVAARNLMTSEIHNTVKITPDCKISVPDLPSPHEDGKLEIQRVSKSQCNELVNLEPENTLDRHSFSLPTCRISESVKKLMELAYQTLLEATTSSDQCAVQLFYSVRNIFHLFHDVVPTYHKENLQKLPQLAAIHHNNCMYIAHHLLTLGHQFRLRLAPILCDGTTTFVDLVPGFRRLGTDCFLAQMRAQKGELLERLSSARNFSNMDDEENYSSASKAIRQVLHQLKRLGTVWQDVLPVNIYCKAMGTLLNTAISEIIGRITALEDISTEDGDRLYSLCKTVMDEGPQVFAPLSEESRNKKYQEEVPVYVPKWMPFKELMMMLQASLQEIGDRWADGKGPLAAAFSSSEVKALIRALFQNTERRAAALSKIK, encoded by the exons ATGGCCTCGTTCGTGACGGAAGTTTTGGCACACTCGGGGAGCCTGGAGAAGGAGGATCTGGGCACCCGGATCAGCCGCCTGACCCGGCGGGTTGAGGAGATCAAG GGTGAAGTATGCAATATGATCAGCAAGAAGTACAGTGAATTCCTGCCTAGCATGCAGAGTGCACAGGACCTGGTTACCCAAGTGGATAAGCTGTCTGATGACATCGACCAGCTGAAATCCAGGATAGAGAGTGAG GTCCGCCGAGATCTTCATGTATCGACTGCTGAATTTACAGACTTGAAGCAACAGTTGGAAAGAGACTCGGTAGTCCTAAGTTTGCTAAAACAGCTACAAGAG tTTTCTACTGCTATTGAAGAATATAATTGCGCATTAACCGAGAAGAAGTACGTCACTGCAGCTCAGCGTCTGGAAGAG GCACAGAAATGCTTGAAGTTGCTAAAATCCAGAAAATGCTTtgatttaaaaatactgaaatgtcTCAGCATGGAGCTTACAATACAGAAACAGAACATACTTTATCACCTCGGAGAAGAGTGGCAGAGGCTGATTGTCTGGAAGTTCCCACAATCAAAAG ATACCAGCAGCTTGGAATCTTGCCTGCAAACGGAACTTCATTTATGCACTGAACAATCCCAGAAAGAGGAGAAGACCCCTATATCACCCATCAGTTCTATCCTTTTGGCATTTTTTATTCTTGGAGAACTGCACATGAAGCTTAAATCATTTG GTCAGATGCTGCTGAAGTATATCCTTAGACCTCTGGCATCTTGCCCATCCCTTTCTGCTGTGATAGAAAACCAGCCTAATTCAGTTATTGTTCGTTTTGAATCTGTGATGACTAGTTTGGAACATCCATCGCCATCTGAAGTTTTTGAGAAGATCAGACTTGTACTGGAAGTGCTCCAGAAACAACTCCTAA aTTTGCCGCTTGATACTGACCTAGAAAATGAAAAACCATCTACAGTTGTATTGGCTGAGATACTTGGTGATGTAATCTGGGAGGACTTGTCTGAGTGCCTCATCAAAAACTGTTTGGTTTATTCTATTCCAACAAACAGCAGCAAGTTACAGCAATATGAAGAG ATCATACAGTCTACTGAAGAATTTGAAAAAGCCCTAAAGGAGATGAGGTTTTTAAAAGGTGATACTACTGATTTGCTGAAATATGCCCGTAACATCAATTCTCATTTTGCTAACAAGAAGTGCCAGGATGTGATCGTGGCGGCCAGAAACCTAATGACCTCTGAAATCCACAACACTGTGAAG ATTACTCCTGATTGTAAGATAAGTGTGCCAGACTTACCCAGCCCTCACGAAGATGGCAAGCTAGAAATACAGAGAGTGTCCAAAAGTCAGTGCAATGAGTTGGTGAATTTAGAGCCTGAAAATACATTGGACCGACATTCCTTCTCATTGCCCACATGCCGCATCAGTGAATCGGTGAAGAAGTTAATGGAACTTGCCTATCAGACTTTACTAGAGGCAACCACCAGTAGTGACCAATG TGCTGTTCAACTTTTCTACTCAGTgaggaatatcttccatttgttccATGATGTTGTACCAACATATCACAA GGAGAATCTGCAGAAATTGCCCCAGTTGGCTGCCATTCACCACAACAACTGTATGTATATTGCTCACCACTTGCTGACCCTTGGCCATCAGTTCCGATTACGCCTGGCTCCCATTCTTTGTGATGGCACCACTACATTTGTGGATCTTGTGCCCGGCTTCAGGAGACTTG GGACAGATTGTTTTTTGGCACAAATGCGGGCACAGAAAGGTGAACTTTTGGAAAGATTATCAAGTGCCAGGAACTTTTCAAACATGGACGATGAAGAGAATTATTCTTCAGCAAGTAAAGCAATCCGGCAG GTGCTACACCAGCTAAAGAGACTTGGAACTGTGTGGCAGGATGTCTTGCCAGTGAATATATATTGCAAGGCTATGGGGACTTTACTCAATACAGCGATTTCTGAGATCATTGGCCGGATCACTGCCCTAGAG GACATCTCAACTGAAGATGGTGATAGATTATATTCCTTGTGCAAAACAGTGATGGATGAAGGACCTCAAGTCTTTGCACCTCTGTCAGAAGAAAGCAGGAATAAGAAATATCAAGAAGAGGTTCCAGTCTATGTGCCAAAATGGATGCCCTTCAAAGAATTGATGATGATGCTACAAGCCAGCTTGCAGGAAATTGGGGATCG GTGGGCAGATGGGAAAGGGCCCCTGGCAGCTGCATTTTCCTCAAGCGAAGTAAAAGCTTTAATTCGTGCCTTGTTCCAGAACACAGAAAGAAGAGCGGCTGCCCTTTCTAAGATTAAATAG